In Persephonella sp. IF05-L8, the following are encoded in one genomic region:
- a CDS encoding ABC transporter substrate-binding protein — protein sequence MKDNVLAFLKAILLIIILFLPVYLITPSQEQNSEYSIQKINPDQFYVEIGIEGGTLKRALAGDAKTLNPVMAQETTSTAMIGMLFNGLTKTNVKTLLPEPDLAESWERDKTGTVWIFHLRKDAKWFDGKPVTADDVVFTYNQIYYNPDIPSSVKDMLYIEGKKFIVEKIDEHTVRFKIPKPFAPFLQAVGASILPKHILEESVKNKTFTSTWGVNTDPKKIIGTGPYKLVEYVIGQYAIYERNPYYWGKDQKGQKLPYITKIKAQIIGDPDVRLIKFISGEIDYYGVRPSDLPELLPKAKEKNFTIYNLGPTPSTTFIVFNQNPKAPIPEYKLKWFQNKKFRQAISYAVDRRGIINIAYNGLAYPIYTGVTPANRRLYDENYYPKYPFNLKKAKQLLIEAGFHEGKDGYLYDAEGHKLQFTLITNSGNKEREIIGNILKDDLKRIGIEVNFQAIDFNNLVSRLMSNYDWEAVIIGLTGSIDPYFGQNVWLSSGHLHMWYPAQKKPATKWEAEIDRLFQQAAVELDPKKRDMLYKKAFKIIGEEQPMIFIAAPEELLAVKNKLKNVFPTVWGWYKDEYVYIKP from the coding sequence ATGAAGGATAATGTTCTGGCCTTTTTAAAGGCTATTTTGCTTATTATTATTCTTTTTCTGCCTGTATATCTTATTACTCCATCCCAGGAGCAGAACTCTGAATACAGCATTCAAAAGATAAACCCAGACCAGTTTTATGTTGAAATAGGAATTGAAGGGGGAACGCTGAAAAGAGCCCTTGCAGGAGATGCAAAAACCCTCAATCCTGTAATGGCACAGGAAACAACCTCAACAGCAATGATAGGAATGCTGTTTAACGGTCTGACCAAAACCAATGTAAAAACGCTACTACCTGAACCTGACCTTGCAGAAAGCTGGGAAAGGGATAAAACAGGAACAGTCTGGATATTTCACCTAAGAAAAGATGCAAAATGGTTTGATGGAAAACCTGTTACTGCTGATGATGTTGTATTTACCTATAACCAGATATATTACAATCCTGATATCCCCAGTTCAGTTAAGGATATGCTTTATATAGAAGGGAAAAAATTTATTGTTGAAAAGATTGACGAACACACAGTTAGATTTAAAATTCCAAAGCCGTTTGCTCCTTTTTTACAGGCTGTTGGAGCCTCAATATTACCTAAACATATCTTAGAAGAAAGTGTAAAAAATAAGACCTTTACATCAACATGGGGAGTAAACACAGACCCAAAAAAGATTATAGGCACAGGTCCCTATAAACTTGTAGAGTATGTGATAGGCCAGTATGCTATATATGAAAGAAATCCTTACTACTGGGGAAAAGACCAGAAGGGACAGAAACTTCCTTACATTACAAAAATAAAAGCCCAGATAATAGGTGACCCTGATGTTAGATTAATAAAATTTATTTCTGGAGAAATTGATTATTACGGAGTTCGCCCCTCTGACCTTCCGGAGCTATTACCAAAGGCTAAAGAAAAAAACTTTACAATTTATAATCTGGGTCCTACACCATCCACAACTTTTATAGTTTTTAATCAAAATCCCAAAGCTCCTATTCCAGAATACAAACTAAAATGGTTCCAGAATAAAAAATTCAGACAGGCAATTTCATACGCCGTTGATAGAAGGGGAATTATAAACATAGCTTACAACGGTCTTGCATATCCGATTTATACCGGCGTTACACCTGCAAATAGAAGACTTTATGATGAAAACTACTACCCTAAATACCCATTTAATCTGAAAAAAGCAAAACAACTTTTAATAGAAGCAGGCTTTCATGAGGGGAAAGATGGGTATCTGTATGATGCTGAAGGGCACAAATTACAGTTTACACTTATAACAAACTCAGGAAATAAAGAAAGGGAAATAATCGGAAATATCCTGAAGGACGACCTGAAAAGAATAGGCATTGAAGTAAACTTTCAGGCTATAGATTTTAATAACCTTGTAAGCAGGCTTATGTCTAACTATGACTGGGAAGCAGTAATAATTGGATTAACCGGTAGTATAGACCCTTATTTTGGTCAGAATGTATGGCTTTCGTCTGGACATCTGCACATGTGGTATCCTGCCCAGAAAAAACCTGCAACAAAATGGGAGGCAGAAATAGACAGGTTATTCCAGCAGGCTGCTGTTGAACTTGACCCTAAAAAAAGGGATATGCTTTACAAAAAGGCTTTCAAAATAATAGGAGAGGAGCAGCCTATGATATTTATAGCTGCTCCTGAAGAACTTCTTGCTGTTAAAAACAAACTTAAAAATGTATTTCCTACAGTCTGGGGCTGGTATAAAGACGAGTATGTTTATATAAAACCATAG
- a CDS encoding Trm112 family protein has protein sequence MIPEELIKILACPECKGELLYLKDTFVCENCMLKFEIIDDIPDFLPDDAKKITQEELEKLKNEG, from the coding sequence ATGATACCTGAAGAACTTATCAAGATACTTGCCTGTCCTGAGTGCAAAGGAGAGCTTTTATACCTGAAAGATACTTTTGTATGTGAAAACTGTATGCTTAAGTTTGAGATTATAGATGATATTCCTGATTTCCTTCCAGATGATGCCAAAAAAATAACACAGGAAGAGCTTGAAAAACTGAAAAATGAAGGATAA